The following proteins are co-located in the Shouchella hunanensis genome:
- a CDS encoding zinc-binding alcohol dehydrogenase family protein, which produces MNFNSTDAWVLIKDQGKATFKRKVFQFEEIKKDEVLVKPIYGCVEGNLSHAINLKPEDIFTSRNEEEIILGNGGVVQVDSIGSEVSNLKVGDYGIFFCNGEPDEFGYPKKITAFDKPNSMGVLAKKLKLHHSEIIKVPKDSNVTLQQWAAFSLKYVTAWSNFNIAYKCWQSQMPNVSPEDTYVFGWGGGVTFAELMLAKKLGCKCFLMTSKKERLDMLENYGITGVDRNVYCKSDEDFLTFVDRVTNGRGVSIFIDNIGQSVYKLTMKSLGRQGVIATSGWKTGNMLPLLRANECQMRHIHVHTHYASYEEGVEAIDFAIKHNWLPPLDGVEYTFNEVPKLLESYNAGEISSWFPIFQVNKRGEKND; this is translated from the coding sequence ATGAATTTCAATTCAACAGATGCTTGGGTCTTGATAAAAGACCAGGGCAAGGCTACTTTTAAGAGAAAAGTATTTCAATTTGAAGAAATTAAAAAAGATGAAGTACTTGTGAAACCTATTTACGGTTGTGTTGAAGGCAATCTTTCACATGCAATAAATTTAAAACCTGAAGATATTTTTACTAGTAGAAATGAAGAAGAGATTATTTTAGGAAATGGAGGAGTTGTTCAAGTAGATAGTATAGGCTCAGAAGTTTCTAATCTGAAAGTTGGGGATTATGGAATATTTTTTTGTAATGGAGAACCGGATGAGTTTGGCTATCCAAAAAAAATAACTGCCTTTGATAAACCAAACAGTATGGGAGTTTTAGCAAAAAAATTAAAACTTCATCATAGTGAAATAATTAAGGTTCCGAAAGATAGCAACGTTACTCTACAGCAATGGGCAGCCTTTTCGCTTAAATATGTTACTGCTTGGTCTAACTTTAATATTGCTTATAAATGTTGGCAGTCTCAGATGCCTAATGTATCACCCGAAGATACTTATGTGTTCGGGTGGGGAGGAGGTGTTACATTCGCTGAATTAATGTTAGCGAAAAAGTTGGGATGTAAATGTTTTTTAATGACTTCAAAAAAAGAGCGTTTGGACATGCTTGAAAATTACGGAATAACAGGTGTAGACAGAAACGTTTATTGTAAATCAGATGAAGATTTTTTAACGTTTGTAGATAGAGTTACTAATGGAAGGGGGGTTTCAATATTTATTGATAATATTGGTCAATCAGTTTATAAATTGACAATGAAGTCACTTGGAAGACAAGGTGTAATAGCCACTTCAGGCTGGAAAACTGGGAATATGCTTCCATTACTTAGAGCTAATGAATGTCAAATGAGGCATATTCATGTACACACGCACTATGCAAGTTATGAAGAAGGTGTAGAGGCAATTGATTTCGCCATTAAGCATAATTGGTTACCTCCTTTAGATGGTGTGGAATATACATTTAATGAAGTACCGAAACTATTAGAATCATATAACGCTGGTGAAATATCCAGCTGGTTTCCCATATTTCAAGTTAACAAAAGGGGAGAGAAAAATGACTGA
- a CDS encoding thioesterase II family protein, with the protein MTRHNLFCIPYAGGAAGAIYGKWVQKLNRSINLIPLELSGHGRRMNEAFYNSLDAAVDDLVSIIVNNEHFLKNSFSFYAHSMGTVLAYEICNKLISKGFPTPENLFISGRQPPHIKYKKNGMHLLSDEIFINEIKQIGGTPEELFKSPELLKIFLPILKSDYKIIEEYQFFPPIKQLDSNLIFLFSKNDPLVTLENVKEWSKYTFKSFKQFDFEGGHFFINEEWQEICDIISHELFKTNCLT; encoded by the coding sequence ATGACAAGACATAATTTGTTTTGTATACCTTATGCTGGGGGAGCAGCGGGTGCAATTTACGGAAAATGGGTACAAAAACTTAATCGGTCAATTAATCTAATCCCGTTAGAACTATCAGGACATGGTCGGAGAATGAATGAAGCTTTTTATAATTCATTAGATGCTGCAGTTGATGATCTAGTTTCTATTATTGTAAATAACGAGCATTTTTTAAAGAATTCGTTTTCTTTTTATGCCCATAGTATGGGGACAGTTTTAGCATATGAAATCTGTAATAAATTAATATCAAAAGGGTTTCCAACTCCCGAAAATTTGTTTATATCTGGTAGGCAACCACCGCATATAAAATATAAAAAAAATGGTATGCACTTATTGTCTGATGAGATTTTCATTAATGAAATAAAACAAATAGGAGGTACACCAGAGGAACTTTTTAAATCTCCAGAACTATTAAAGATATTCTTGCCCATTCTAAAAAGTGACTATAAAATTATTGAAGAATATCAATTTTTCCCACCAATAAAGCAGCTTGATTCGAATCTGATTTTTCTTTTTAGTAAGAATGACCCCTTGGTTACACTTGAAAATGTGAAAGAATGGAGTAAGTATACTTTTAAATCTTTTAAGCAGTTCGATTTTGAAGGAGGACACTTCTTTATTAATGAGGAATGGCAAGAAATATGTGATATTATTAGTCATGAACTTTTTAAAACAAATTGCTTAACTTAA
- a CDS encoding acyl carrier protein, which yields MMKFEDVINVMKNDEAMSKVVNQATLKDSLSSIGLDSLDVMMLAHELGEGFGMELELNTQNSIDDILNIANDKLNSIKKNKGV from the coding sequence ATGATGAAATTTGAAGATGTAATTAATGTAATGAAAAATGATGAAGCTATGTCTAAAGTTGTTAACCAAGCAACTTTAAAAGACTCTTTATCTAGTATTGGTTTAGATTCACTAGACGTTATGATGCTTGCGCATGAATTAGGTGAGGGGTTTGGAATGGAATTGGAATTGAATACTCAAAATAGCATAGATGATATATTAAATATTGCTAATGATAAACTGAATAGCATCAAAAAAAATAAAGGAGTTTGA
- a CDS encoding type I polyketide synthase, translating to MKVVQEYNGLEIAVIGMSGRFPGASTKNDFWDNLVNEKESISFFEDEELISAGVDPDLMKNPNFVKAKGIFPNLDSFDAEFFNYTPKDASLLDPQVRALHEEVYHALEDAGYGSEKRRDTTGVFLGATNNFSWELQTVLQNLDDGHHFATLQLNDKDFASTRIAYSLNLQGPSVTVHSACSTSLFAIDLACRNLLTGSCSLAIAGGSGLTLPSHNGYLSKDGRINSPDGHCRPFDANAQGTVEGNGVGVVILKRLDEAIQDRDNIYAVIKGSAVNNDGNRKVGFTAPSVDGQSEVIERALVMADVTPQSISYIEAHGTGTILGDPIEIAGLKKVFNNVEPESCGIGSLKSNIGHLDIAAGVSSFIKATLALKNKTIPASLNFEKPNPGLEIENSPFKVVSETTPWERKVVSNQPELYAPLRAGVSSYGIGGTNVHVILEESPELEESSKSRDWKFLALSANSDKSLEELQNRFLNFLEENDCVSAADLAWSQQTRQRELSKRFVLPFKKIDDLKESLNSRIRDKDLSKGKLMSAIKKPSIYFMFPGFGSQYPGMAKELYYSEPIFQMYLDECLKIAENIGENELRDALLNPQTVFKDRLNEADLSQLALFIFEYSLAKLLIYWDITPSGLIGHSLGEYTSACLSGVFNLEAGIKLVLTRGKLMKSMPKGKMISVNASAQDVIPYLSDNNDVTIAAINTPDKCTISGSIDEINKLVKVLMKEKIMCIKLPTNHAFHSRLMEGAHPDLSYAFKKTEMNKPEIPYISNLTGDWINNNDSNDPNYYSKHLSNCVKFAQGIDKILEDKSAVLIEVGPGRALSSFSKQANNYSANTTVNTIREESEEIECNKHLIGTLSNLWGTGVNINWQKYYNEETRNRIELPQYPFQRKKFQIGKGDFTQYLEGKANIELPTFPQDEEQKTEQRVQTSSSPQIGEINWVRTFKLSKANDEDKRTCLILGSNEHFYNLLNNIKDWRFAYYKKSEKFIYNGLLNGQIRDNCFIDYFRLLKNLISNSQFPNTIIFTPESWNELKKDLKLILMIAKDFKVTEKIEFIILTSSSEQKNCTTITSYINGVHAEHSNLKMKHLQANTSEEEWQNIITLELNFWDNQKFVKYENGQRYIKKFQPIYNTETIELGKQKANMNKAMILCDERNLLSSISLANSINMDGKGGIKVLPYRVTPLLYSRDVISNITEIFNQNESSSTINTKGKKLHALFEELITSLTFNFISEKMQLRQDSNFTLTSLRNNLNIDQSLNSYLDYLLSILIEDRVIRKTGDEGGYTLLEPGKVREVNAIKKDILEIDNENAQLDIISELYNKLGLFLSGKFSGQSIYRSINNKYNCDTVIKEEDLYIFKIIKKVLSKITDSTQTVQILDISKDSTLLKTLHPILNDLNVEYSFVNPTQTTIDELQHYAEKVNMDYLNIKKSSFKEFVKDEDREPESFDIVIAAHSISTNTYVADSCQTLQKFLKPNGLVFVIEHTKQNRTLNILNGLMVEWWDFKDRVISPTISENQLFNAVKDSENLYQTIAFTPKNSNCCISTIIVSQKKDTSYYFDKLDKLNKVTVLPSLKTESIDGLKKSLNQQLINDEIEDIYLIDEILNRGKNDNFIQPKNCFELELKKNLIKYLCELQKINVCILSVIPNKNNWCWRDTEWLFNKSEHELEKSYSIYMSGSDIKYAYDTFNHMRNSGIPQLHFLNHLLIDDKRNTHDDKSEVLNEMLEIEKLVKRIWSKLLGRVEIDLNSDFFELGGDSFKLIQMTVDLESAGYQVLMNDVYKYPTIRSLTSYLYQQEMLSIKNINNEIDLENELTFKTGILCKVKNDLAYFDSKINVIFLESENTGDISIVRETLVELKVKNDLLPNFILLSNHKDINSFNVDLKEITKPQLNTLLRELESEQRLYTESIVKQPTSQTFGLSNIQKGHFKGNSQLQLYLIELKEMVNINMMERAFCDVVSSHGLLRSSLLKKMNGYKWKEHSAPLTTTLPFVDLTGYTSKSQKKVMRDIVTKETSSDFMKQIQPMYHVILIKFNEKEYNLFFQYDHSIIDLTSAQIIRQQILQRYREIMDGTKEAIKLSTNYQDYLKVLNKGPINITPESLINKFDLQGFSKNLILAEKKIKEVKTARIHQLRYSIDLSRFQNEYDPFDLTAQIYLLVISRILKIDHVPFNLIVHNRRYQDHNFSDLVGLVLDGIPLNIPVNRENPNEMTTLISERMTEITKHNVNFMNLVWNFSSLIKWRKVMSELKGKNFHCPFLLNFAGNAESEYDKVWDMSLQQLDDEDQKGLDYADFYGIVKLVNNQLDFLVLSKIQSDMDNLKSIFEEETSRLVNYYNGKLKSLNA from the coding sequence ATGAAAGTAGTGCAAGAATATAATGGGCTTGAGATAGCCGTTATCGGGATGTCAGGTAGATTTCCGGGTGCTTCTACAAAGAATGATTTTTGGGACAACCTTGTTAATGAGAAAGAGTCTATATCTTTTTTTGAAGATGAGGAGTTAATTTCGGCTGGTGTAGATCCTGATTTAATGAAAAATCCTAACTTTGTAAAAGCTAAGGGAATTTTTCCTAACTTAGATAGTTTTGATGCAGAATTTTTTAATTATACACCTAAAGATGCTTCTTTATTAGATCCTCAAGTTAGAGCATTACATGAGGAAGTTTACCACGCCTTAGAAGATGCAGGTTATGGCTCAGAAAAACGTAGAGATACAACAGGAGTCTTCTTAGGAGCCACAAATAACTTTTCGTGGGAATTGCAAACTGTTTTACAAAATTTAGATGATGGTCACCATTTTGCCACACTTCAATTAAACGATAAAGATTTTGCTTCAACCCGTATCGCATATAGTCTAAATCTACAAGGACCTAGTGTTACTGTACATAGTGCATGCTCAACCTCACTATTTGCTATTGATTTAGCCTGTAGAAATTTACTTACCGGATCCTGTTCATTAGCTATAGCTGGTGGTAGTGGTCTTACATTACCTAGCCATAACGGCTACCTATCTAAGGATGGTAGAATAAATTCACCAGATGGACATTGTAGGCCTTTTGATGCAAATGCACAAGGGACAGTGGAGGGTAATGGTGTAGGAGTGGTAATTTTAAAGAGGCTTGATGAAGCAATTCAAGATCGTGATAATATCTATGCTGTGATTAAGGGATCAGCTGTAAATAATGATGGAAACCGTAAAGTTGGCTTTACAGCACCAAGTGTTGATGGTCAGTCAGAAGTTATAGAAAGAGCTTTAGTAATGGCAGATGTCACTCCCCAGAGCATTTCCTATATAGAGGCACATGGCACTGGGACTATCTTGGGTGATCCTATTGAAATAGCTGGTTTAAAAAAAGTCTTTAATAATGTGGAACCTGAAAGTTGTGGAATTGGTTCTCTAAAATCAAATATTGGTCACCTCGACATTGCAGCTGGTGTATCATCCTTTATAAAAGCAACTTTAGCCTTAAAAAACAAAACAATTCCCGCTAGTTTAAATTTCGAAAAACCAAACCCTGGTTTAGAAATTGAGAATAGCCCTTTTAAGGTAGTAAGTGAAACCACCCCATGGGAGAGAAAAGTTGTATCGAACCAGCCTGAGTTATATGCCCCATTAAGAGCGGGTGTAAGCTCATATGGAATTGGTGGAACAAATGTTCATGTTATATTAGAAGAATCTCCTGAATTGGAAGAATCATCCAAAAGTAGAGATTGGAAATTTCTTGCGCTGTCTGCTAACTCCGATAAATCATTAGAGGAGTTACAAAATAGATTTTTAAACTTTTTAGAAGAGAATGACTGCGTATCTGCAGCTGACCTAGCTTGGAGTCAGCAGACACGTCAGAGAGAACTATCAAAAAGATTTGTTTTACCCTTCAAAAAAATCGATGATTTAAAAGAAAGCTTAAATAGTCGTATTAGAGACAAAGATTTATCAAAAGGTAAATTAATGTCTGCTATTAAAAAACCGTCTATTTACTTTATGTTCCCAGGGTTTGGATCTCAATATCCCGGAATGGCAAAAGAATTATACTACTCGGAGCCAATTTTTCAAATGTATTTAGATGAGTGTTTAAAAATAGCTGAGAATATAGGTGAGAACGAATTAAGAGATGCCTTATTAAATCCACAAACAGTTTTTAAGGATAGATTAAATGAAGCTGATTTATCTCAATTAGCATTATTTATTTTTGAATATTCTTTAGCGAAACTTTTAATATATTGGGATATTACTCCTAGCGGACTAATCGGTCATAGTCTAGGTGAATATACAAGCGCTTGCTTATCTGGAGTGTTTAATTTAGAAGCAGGAATAAAACTTGTTCTAACACGTGGCAAATTAATGAAATCGATGCCTAAAGGAAAAATGATTAGTGTTAATGCTTCTGCTCAAGATGTAATTCCATATTTAAGTGATAACAATGATGTAACAATCGCAGCAATTAACACACCGGATAAGTGTACGATATCTGGGTCGATAGATGAAATCAATAAATTAGTAAAAGTTTTAATGAAAGAAAAAATCATGTGTATTAAGTTACCAACAAATCATGCTTTCCATTCACGATTAATGGAAGGGGCTCACCCTGATTTGAGCTATGCATTCAAGAAAACTGAAATGAATAAACCTGAAATTCCTTATATATCAAATTTGACTGGGGACTGGATTAACAATAATGATTCCAATGATCCGAATTACTACTCAAAACATTTAAGCAACTGTGTTAAATTTGCTCAAGGTATTGACAAAATCTTAGAAGACAAAAGCGCAGTTCTTATTGAAGTAGGTCCTGGTAGAGCACTCTCTTCCTTTAGTAAACAAGCAAATAACTATAGTGCTAACACGACAGTTAATACCATTCGTGAAGAATCTGAAGAAATTGAGTGTAATAAACACTTAATTGGTACTTTAAGCAACTTATGGGGTACAGGGGTCAATATTAATTGGCAAAAATATTATAATGAAGAGACACGGAATCGAATAGAATTGCCCCAATATCCATTTCAACGGAAAAAATTTCAAATCGGAAAAGGAGATTTCACTCAATATTTAGAAGGCAAAGCTAATATTGAATTACCAACGTTTCCACAAGATGAGGAACAAAAAACTGAACAAAGAGTCCAGACCTCATCTTCGCCTCAAATAGGTGAAATAAATTGGGTGAGAACTTTTAAACTATCAAAAGCAAACGATGAGGATAAAAGAACTTGCCTAATTTTAGGCAGCAATGAACATTTTTATAATTTATTAAATAACATCAAAGATTGGAGATTTGCTTATTATAAAAAAAGTGAAAAATTTATCTATAATGGATTGTTGAATGGTCAAATTAGAGATAATTGTTTTATTGACTACTTTAGATTACTAAAAAATTTAATTAGTAACTCTCAATTCCCTAACACTATCATTTTTACTCCAGAATCCTGGAATGAGCTTAAAAAAGATCTAAAGTTAATTTTAATGATAGCTAAAGATTTCAAGGTAACTGAGAAAATTGAGTTTATTATATTAACTTCATCAAGTGAACAAAAAAATTGTACTACGATTACATCATATATTAACGGGGTACATGCTGAACATTCAAATCTAAAAATGAAACATTTGCAAGCTAACACTTCAGAAGAAGAGTGGCAAAATATTATAACTCTAGAGTTGAACTTTTGGGACAATCAAAAATTTGTTAAGTATGAGAATGGTCAGCGTTACATTAAAAAATTCCAACCAATTTATAATACAGAAACTATTGAGTTAGGAAAACAAAAAGCAAACATGAATAAGGCTATGATTTTGTGTGATGAGAGAAATCTATTAAGCTCAATAAGTTTAGCAAATTCAATAAATATGGATGGAAAAGGTGGAATAAAGGTATTACCATACAGGGTTACTCCTTTATTATATTCGCGGGATGTTATTAGTAATATTACTGAAATTTTTAATCAAAATGAGAGCTCTTCGACAATTAATACGAAAGGAAAAAAACTACATGCATTATTTGAGGAGTTAATAACAAGCCTAACCTTTAATTTTATATCCGAGAAAATGCAGTTAAGGCAGGATTCTAATTTTACGTTAACAAGTTTAAGAAACAATCTAAACATAGATCAATCTTTAAACTCCTACTTGGATTATTTGTTATCTATTCTTATAGAAGATAGAGTCATTAGAAAAACAGGTGACGAGGGAGGATATACTCTATTAGAACCAGGGAAAGTTAGAGAGGTTAATGCTATAAAGAAAGACATACTTGAAATAGATAATGAAAACGCACAACTAGATATAATCTCTGAACTGTACAACAAATTAGGGTTATTTTTATCTGGTAAATTTTCTGGTCAATCTATTTATAGAAGTATTAACAATAAATACAATTGCGACACCGTAATTAAAGAAGAAGACTTGTATATTTTTAAAATAATAAAAAAGGTACTTTCTAAAATAACTGATTCAACTCAAACAGTACAAATTTTAGATATTAGTAAAGATAGTACTTTATTAAAAACTTTGCACCCTATTTTAAATGACTTGAATGTAGAGTACTCCTTTGTTAACCCAACCCAAACCACAATTGATGAGTTACAACACTATGCCGAAAAGGTGAACATGGATTATCTGAACATTAAAAAGAGTAGTTTCAAAGAATTTGTAAAGGATGAGGATAGAGAACCAGAGTCATTTGATATAGTAATTGCTGCTCATTCAATAAGTACAAATACTTACGTTGCTGATTCTTGTCAAACCCTTCAAAAATTTTTAAAACCTAATGGTTTAGTGTTTGTTATTGAACATACCAAACAAAATAGAACTTTAAATATATTGAATGGATTAATGGTTGAATGGTGGGATTTTAAGGATAGAGTGATATCACCAACAATCTCAGAAAATCAATTATTTAATGCCGTTAAAGATAGCGAAAATTTATATCAAACAATTGCATTTACACCGAAAAATAGTAATTGTTGTATTTCTACGATAATAGTTAGTCAAAAAAAGGATACGAGTTATTATTTTGATAAGTTAGATAAATTAAATAAGGTCACAGTTTTGCCTTCATTAAAAACAGAGAGTATAGATGGTCTGAAAAAATCATTAAATCAGCAATTGATTAATGATGAGATTGAAGACATTTATTTGATAGATGAGATTCTTAATAGGGGTAAGAATGATAATTTTATTCAACCGAAAAATTGCTTTGAATTAGAATTGAAAAAAAATTTAATTAAATATCTTTGTGAATTGCAAAAGATAAATGTATGCATTTTATCAGTTATTCCAAATAAAAATAATTGGTGCTGGAGAGATACTGAATGGCTCTTTAACAAATCAGAACATGAACTCGAAAAATCGTACAGTATATATATGTCCGGTTCAGACATAAAGTATGCTTATGATACCTTTAATCATATGAGGAATTCAGGCATTCCTCAATTGCACTTCTTAAATCATTTATTAATTGATGATAAGAGAAATACACATGATGACAAAAGTGAAGTCCTAAATGAAATGTTGGAAATAGAGAAGCTTGTTAAGAGGATTTGGAGTAAGTTACTCGGACGAGTAGAAATTGATTTAAATTCGGACTTTTTCGAGTTAGGAGGAGACTCTTTTAAACTTATTCAAATGACAGTAGATTTAGAATCTGCTGGTTATCAGGTACTTATGAATGATGTTTATAAATATCCTACTATAAGATCTTTGACATCCTATCTTTACCAACAAGAAATGTTGTCGATTAAAAATATCAACAACGAGATAGATTTGGAAAATGAATTAACTTTCAAGACCGGCATTCTATGCAAAGTCAAGAATGATTTAGCGTATTTTGATAGTAAAATAAACGTCATATTTTTAGAGTCAGAGAATACTGGCGATATATCAATAGTTCGAGAAACGTTAGTAGAGTTGAAAGTTAAAAATGATTTACTTCCAAATTTTATTCTACTCTCTAACCATAAGGATATAAATTCATTTAACGTTGATCTAAAAGAGATTACTAAACCACAGCTGAACACTTTACTAAGGGAATTAGAAAGTGAACAAAGATTATATACTGAATCAATTGTAAAACAACCAACTTCTCAGACATTCGGTTTAAGTAACATTCAAAAAGGACATTTTAAAGGTAATTCACAATTACAGTTGTACCTAATTGAATTAAAAGAAATGGTGAACATTAACATGATGGAAAGAGCATTCTGCGATGTAGTCAGCAGCCATGGGTTATTAAGAAGTAGCCTTTTAAAAAAAATGAACGGATATAAATGGAAAGAACATTCAGCTCCATTAACTACGACACTTCCATTTGTAGATTTAACTGGGTACACGTCTAAATCTCAAAAGAAAGTTATGAGAGATATTGTAACAAAGGAGACCTCTTCAGACTTTATGAAGCAGATTCAACCTATGTATCATGTGATATTAATAAAGTTTAATGAGAAAGAATACAATTTATTCTTTCAATATGATCACTCAATTATAGATTTAACATCTGCTCAGATCATTAGACAACAAATTTTACAGCGTTATAGGGAAATTATGGATGGTACTAAAGAAGCGATTAAACTCTCTACTAATTACCAAGATTATTTGAAAGTACTTAATAAAGGCCCTATTAATATAACTCCAGAGAGTTTGATTAACAAGTTTGATTTGCAAGGATTTAGTAAGAACTTGATTTTAGCTGAAAAAAAAATAAAGGAGGTTAAAACGGCAAGAATTCATCAATTGAGATACAGTATTGATTTATCTAGATTCCAAAATGAATATGACCCATTTGATTTAACTGCTCAAATTTATCTACTTGTAATATCACGGATTTTAAAAATAGATCATGTACCCTTTAATCTAATTGTTCACAACAGAAGGTATCAAGATCATAATTTTTCAGACTTAGTTGGATTAGTTTTAGATGGAATTCCATTAAATATCCCAGTTAATCGAGAAAATCCAAATGAAATGACAACATTAATTTCTGAGCGTATGACCGAAATTACAAAACATAATGTTAATTTTATGAATTTGGTTTGGAATTTTTCATCTCTTATAAAATGGAGAAAAGTAATGAGTGAACTAAAAGGGAAAAATTTTCATTGTCCTTTCTTGTTGAATTTTGCTGGGAATGCCGAATCAGAGTACGATAAAGTTTGGGATATGAGCTTACAACAACTTGATGATGAAGATCAAAAAGGATTAGATTATGCAGATTTTTATGGAATAGTTAAGCTTGTGAATAATCAATTAGATTTCTTGGTTCTTAGCAAGATACAATCTGATATGGATAATCTGAAATCAATCTTTGAAGAAGAAACATCAAGATTGGTCAATTATTATAATGGGAAATTGAAAAGTTTGAATGCGTAA
- a CDS encoding ketoacyl-ACP synthase III — protein MTEILKIASIGTYLPSKRVDNKAKAEKYGYAKTFVDRKLGFKSIAKKTKEETVIEMCLKAYDNLTKKQEFNEKEIELVTVVTQSKSVSIPHASAIIHNELKLNKQCMTFDISQGCSGYVHALSIVKSVMQSLNFQNALIFTCDPYSEIIDDNDPNVSMIFGDGATVSLINSKESGFFMKDFKFGTVPESNECLINKDGFFRMDGRRVFNYAIQEIPQSVNQLLDKNHVAKDEVDLFLFHQGSKYIVDSLTKQLEVNQDLVIFNSDNYGNTVSSSIPLLLSRYLDSLEIKTVILSGFGVGFTWGTCILSK, from the coding sequence ATGACTGAAATTTTAAAAATAGCTTCAATTGGTACTTATTTACCTTCGAAAAGGGTTGATAATAAGGCTAAAGCAGAAAAATATGGGTATGCAAAAACTTTTGTGGACCGAAAATTGGGCTTTAAAAGTATTGCTAAAAAGACTAAAGAAGAAACAGTTATTGAAATGTGTTTAAAAGCATATGACAATCTAACTAAAAAGCAAGAATTTAATGAAAAGGAAATAGAGTTGGTAACTGTAGTAACCCAAAGTAAAAGCGTGAGCATCCCTCATGCTTCGGCCATTATACACAATGAATTAAAACTAAATAAACAGTGTATGACTTTTGACATATCGCAAGGTTGTTCAGGATATGTTCATGCGCTTTCAATTGTAAAGAGCGTTATGCAATCTTTAAACTTTCAAAATGCACTAATTTTCACTTGTGACCCATATAGTGAAATAATCGACGACAATGATCCTAACGTAAGCATGATTTTTGGTGACGGTGCAACTGTTTCATTAATTAATAGCAAGGAAAGCGGTTTTTTTATGAAGGATTTCAAATTTGGCACTGTACCAGAAAGTAATGAATGTCTTATAAACAAAGATGGTTTTTTCAGAATGGATGGACGCAGAGTATTTAATTACGCTATTCAAGAAATACCTCAAAGCGTGAATCAGTTGTTGGATAAAAATCATGTGGCTAAAGATGAAGTAGATTTGTTTTTATTTCACCAAGGGTCTAAATATATTGTAGACTCTTTAACAAAACAACTGGAAGTCAATCAAGATTTGGTAATATTTAATTCTGATAACTATGGAAACACGGTTTCCTCTTCAATTCCTTTGTTATTATCTAGGTATCTTGATAGTTTAGAAATTAAAACTGTCATATTAAGTGGCTTTGGCGTTGGGTTTACATGGGGAACTTGTATACTATCTAAATAG